One window of Paroedura picta isolate Pp20150507F chromosome 2, Ppicta_v3.0, whole genome shotgun sequence genomic DNA carries:
- the LOC143829786 gene encoding acyl-CoA (8-3)-desaturase-like: MAEVASRPPRFFTWDEITPRSGRESERWLVIDRKVYDISRFHKRHPGGSRVISHYAGQDATDPFTAFHLDKTLVRKFMQPLLIGELAEDQPSFEPSKNKLLVEDFRQLRATVEKMGLLNPNHLFFLLYLIHILLLDVAAWLNLWYFGPSLVPFLISGLLLGTVQAQAGWLQHDLGHLSVFGKSRWNHWVHKFVIGHLKGAPASWWNHWHFQHHAKPNCFRKDPDLNMHPLFFALGKKLSVELGVKKKKFMPYNHQHKYFFILGPPALVPFYLQWYIFYFVVQRKQWADLAWMVTFYIRFFLTYSFLLEPKSLLVLFFMLRIIESHWFVWVTQMNHIPMNIDYDRNAEWFSAQLQATCNVHQSFFNDWFSGHLNFQIEHHLFPTMPRHNFWKVTPLVKSMCAKYGIEYQSKPLLTAFADIVYSLKDSGELWLDAYMHN, translated from the exons ATGGCGGAGGTGGCCTCTCGCCCGCCGCGGTTCTTCACCTGGGACGAGATCACGCCTCGCTCGGGCAGGGAGTCGGAGCGGTGGCTGGTGATTGACAGGAAGGTCTACGACATCAGCCGGTTCCACAAGAGGCACCCGGGGGGCTCTCGCGTGATCAGCCACTATGCAGGGCAGGATGCCACG gaTCCGTTCACAGCCTTCCATCTGGACAAGACTCTAGTGAGAAAGTTTATGCAACCCTTGTTAATTGGGGAACTTgcagaggatcagcccagctttGAGCCCAGCAAAAAT aAGCTGCTTGTAGAGGATTTTCGTCAGCTCCGTGCTACTGTTGAGAAGATGGGACTCTTGAACCCtaaccacctcttcttcctcctgtacCTCATTCACATCTTGCTGCTGGATGTGGCTGCTTGGCTCAACCTGTGGTACTTCGGGCCATCCTTGGTGCCTTTCCTCATCTCTGGATTGCTGCTTGGCACAGTCCAG GCCCAGGCTGGTTGGCTGCAGCATGATTTGGGACACCTTTCAGTCTTTGGCAAGTCCAGATGGAACCACTGGGTCCACAAATTTGTGATTGGACACCTGAAA GGAGCACCAGCCAGCTGGTGGAATCATTGGCATTTTCAGCACCATGCTAAACCTAACTGCTTCCGCAAGGACCCCGACCTCAATATGCATCCTTTGTTTTTTGCATTGGGAAAGAAGCTCTCAGTGGAG ctGGGTGTGAAGAAAAAGAAGTTCATGCCCTATAACCACCAGCACAAGTATTTCTTTATCC TTGGACCACCAGCTCTGGTGCCTTTCTACCTACAGTGGTACATCTTCTACTTTGTGGTCCAGCGCAAACAATGGGCG GATCTGGCCTGGATGGTGACTTTTTATATTCGGTTCTTTCTGACTTACTCATTCTTACTGGAACCCAAGAGTCTCTTGGTTCTCTTCTTCATGCTCAG AATTATAGAGAGCCACTGGTTTGTCTGGGTGACACAAATGAACCACATCCCAATGAACATTGATTATGACAGGAATGCAGAATGGTTCTCAGCCCAG CTCCAGGCAACATGTAACGTGCACCAGTCTTTTTTCAACGACTGGTTCAGTGGACACCTCAATTTCCAAATTGAGCACCA CCTCTTCCCTACCATGCCTCGACACAACTTCTGGAAGGTAACACCCTTGGTGAAGTCCATGTGTGCAAAATACGGCATCGAGTACCAGTCCAAGCCTCTGCTCACAGCCTTTGCAGACATTGTATA ctcTCTGAAGGATTCCGGGGAACTCTGGCTGGACGCATACATGCATAATTAA